The following are encoded together in the Bdellovibrio sp. ArHS genome:
- a CDS encoding terminase family protein: MLNDSELALYEILEGLHRNWSPLPWQVGLGNALFYQNIKDIGAQCGRSSGKTDIAAYCTWRYAMQFPGSENYIFEPLQKQAKEILWAPSRIQNFGPKEWMDGEPNNTEMRIKFKNGSFIKIDGSDNVDALRGIKPKGLVVYDELKDHKPAFIDAMEPNRARYDAPALYLGTPPEAHNHYVDLMDDLRSRSDAFWTRATSFDNVHNSRAFLERQKQKHIAKGELNKWLREYEALFVKGGKNSIFPQILNRTFPKFEDICPKDLNKWILWVCFDPASTSTFGVVLLLFNPYTKRVIVFDELYIQEAEKMTARAVYDAVSEKLEPIRAKVREVEYCYDEAAAWFKNEINEIDQKWWMTPSNKTQFGADGYINLVRAVLNKNLLTICDSCPKLIWEMESYIIDEKGKIPKINDHNINALQYGLGACGLNLEELEEKVIIPKEEPRAFRVEDEISVGNPYAEFD, encoded by the coding sequence ATGCTTAATGATTCTGAGTTAGCACTTTACGAGATACTCGAGGGCTTGCACCGTAACTGGAGCCCCCTCCCGTGGCAAGTAGGTCTCGGCAATGCTTTGTTTTATCAGAACATCAAAGACATCGGCGCTCAATGTGGCCGATCTTCTGGAAAGACAGACATTGCCGCCTACTGCACATGGAGATACGCCATGCAGTTTCCTGGCTCAGAGAATTACATTTTTGAACCATTACAAAAGCAGGCAAAAGAGATCTTGTGGGCTCCGAGTCGCATTCAGAACTTTGGACCCAAGGAATGGATGGATGGAGAGCCAAACAATACCGAAATGCGTATCAAGTTTAAGAACGGCTCTTTCATCAAGATTGACGGTTCTGACAACGTTGATGCGCTTCGCGGTATTAAGCCAAAGGGCCTAGTGGTTTACGACGAGTTGAAGGACCATAAGCCTGCATTCATCGATGCTATGGAGCCAAATAGAGCAAGGTATGATGCCCCCGCATTGTATTTAGGGACCCCACCTGAGGCTCACAATCACTATGTTGATTTAATGGATGATCTAAGGTCTAGATCGGACGCATTTTGGACGAGAGCAACATCGTTCGACAATGTACACAATTCGCGGGCCTTTTTGGAAAGACAAAAGCAGAAGCATATTGCAAAGGGTGAACTTAATAAATGGCTTCGTGAGTACGAGGCGCTCTTTGTAAAAGGCGGTAAAAACTCGATCTTCCCGCAAATCCTGAACAGGACATTTCCAAAGTTTGAAGACATTTGCCCAAAAGACTTAAATAAATGGATTTTGTGGGTTTGCTTTGACCCGGCCTCCACATCTACTTTTGGCGTTGTCTTACTGCTATTCAATCCGTACACCAAGCGCGTAATTGTCTTTGATGAGCTTTACATTCAGGAAGCAGAAAAGATGACGGCAAGGGCCGTTTACGATGCTGTGAGCGAAAAGCTTGAGCCAATTCGCGCAAAAGTACGAGAGGTTGAGTATTGTTACGATGAGGCGGCGGCCTGGTTTAAAAATGAAATCAATGAAATCGATCAAAAATGGTGGATGACGCCATCAAATAAGACCCAGTTCGGCGCAGACGGGTATATCAACTTAGTCCGCGCGGTTTTAAATAAAAACCTTTTAACGATTTGCGACAGCTGCCCCAAGCTTATTTGGGAGATGGAGTCTTACATCATTGATGAAAAAGGAAAAATCCCAAAGATCAATGACCACAACATCAATGCTTTACAGTATGGGCTTGGTGCTTGTGGATTAAATCTTGAAGAATTAGAAGAAAAAGTTATCATTCCAAAAGAAGAGCCTCGCGCCTTCCGCGTTGAGGATGAGATTTCTGTCGGAAACCCCTATGCGGAGTTTGACTAA
- a CDS encoding DUF1064 domain-containing protein, protein MKRPFRKYGNRKTTIEDKTFDSRKEAREYLRLKALQERGDIKGLKFQVKFDFPINGRPVRFVDSNRVMHYVADFEYFDLYGNRKVVDVKGFKTRDYLIKKALMMAVHNILIEEV, encoded by the coding sequence GTGAAACGTCCATTCCGAAAATACGGCAACAGAAAAACCACAATCGAAGATAAAACTTTCGATTCTCGAAAAGAAGCGCGGGAATACTTACGACTTAAAGCTTTGCAAGAGCGCGGGGACATCAAAGGTCTCAAATTCCAAGTGAAGTTCGATTTTCCGATCAACGGCAGGCCTGTGCGCTTTGTGGATTCAAACAGAGTCATGCACTACGTTGCAGACTTTGAGTATTTCGATTTATACGGCAATCGCAAGGTTGTCGACGTCAAAGGTTTTAAGACAAGAGATTATTTAATTAAGAAGGCGCTGATGATGGCGGTGCACAACATACTTATTGAGGAGGTCTAA